From the Nitrospinota bacterium genome, one window contains:
- the ahcY gene encoding adenosylhomocysteinase, with protein sequence MDCDIKDISLAKKGRLRIEWANRSMPVLNLIKKRFEKEKPLKGFKIAACLHVTTETASLMKTLKSGGAQVALCASNPLSTQDDVAASLVKDSKVPVFAINGEDNKTYYQHINKTLDIKPHTTMDDGADLVSTVHSERKELIKSIIGGTEETTTGVIRLKSMADKGVLKFPLIAVNDATTKHLFDNRYGTGQSTLDGIIRATNRLIAGSVFVVCGYGWCGKGVAMRAKGCGGRVVVTEVDPLRGLEAIMDGFEVMPISEAAKIGDFFVTLTGDIEVIRKEHFKLMKDGAIIANSGHFNVELDINILKKITKKKRKIREFIEEFTLTNGKRINLLGDGRLINLTAAEGHPSSVMDMSFANQALCAEFLVKKGKKLEKKVYNVPEEIDRYIAKLNLDSLGVKIDKLTRKQKIYLKSWEIGT encoded by the coding sequence ATGGATTGTGATATAAAAGATATTTCATTAGCAAAAAAGGGAAGGCTGAGAATTGAATGGGCTAATCGAAGTATGCCCGTATTGAATCTGATTAAAAAAAGATTTGAAAAGGAAAAACCCCTGAAAGGTTTTAAAATAGCTGCATGCCTTCACGTTACTACAGAAACAGCAAGCCTTATGAAAACACTTAAATCTGGTGGAGCACAAGTAGCCTTGTGTGCTTCAAACCCTTTAAGCACGCAAGATGACGTTGCTGCATCGCTAGTAAAGGATAGCAAGGTTCCTGTTTTTGCCATAAATGGAGAGGACAATAAGACCTACTATCAACACATAAACAAAACCCTTGATATCAAACCCCATACTACCATGGATGACGGGGCAGATTTGGTGTCTACAGTCCATTCCGAAAGAAAGGAATTGATAAAGAGCATTATTGGAGGGACAGAGGAGACAACAACAGGGGTTATAAGATTGAAAAGCATGGCTGATAAAGGGGTATTAAAATTTCCTCTTATTGCTGTTAATGATGCGACGACAAAACACCTCTTTGATAACAGATACGGAACAGGCCAAAGTACACTGGATGGAATTATTAGAGCTACAAACCGCTTAATTGCCGGGTCTGTTTTTGTTGTTTGCGGTTATGGTTGGTGCGGGAAAGGGGTAGCCATGAGAGCAAAAGGATGTGGTGGAAGGGTGGTTGTTACTGAAGTTGATCCTTTAAGAGGTCTTGAGGCGATTATGGATGGATTCGAGGTGATGCCCATTTCAGAAGCTGCAAAGATTGGTGATTTCTTTGTAACACTGACCGGTGATATTGAGGTAATAAGAAAAGAGCATTTCAAATTAATGAAAGATGGAGCGATTATAGCTAATTCTGGACACTTCAATGTAGAGTTAGATATTAATATTTTAAAGAAAATAACTAAGAAAAAAAGGAAGATAAGAGAGTTTATAGAAGAATTTACTTTAACAAATGGTAAAAGAATAAATCTTCTGGGAGATGGCAGGCTAATAAATTTAACCGCAGCTGAAGGCCATCCTTCTAGTGTTATGGATATGAGCTTTGCCAACCAGGCCCTTTGCGCAGAATTTTTGGTAAAGAAAGGGAAAAAGCTCGAAAAAAAGGTCTATAATGTCCCAGAAGAGATAGATCGGTATATTGCTAAGTTAAATCTTGATTCCCTGGGTGTGAAGATAGATAAATTGACAAGAAAACAAAAAATCTATCTTAAGTCCTGGGAAATAGGGACATAA
- a CDS encoding NAD-dependent deacylase encodes MTTHCLFVTFVSMETEIRIKEETLNAFKKARSAAVLTGAGVSAESGVPTFRGKDGLWRNFRAEELATPSAFSRDPKLVWEWYSWRREIIRDIKPNPAHNIIAEWENTFNDFCLITQNVDGLHAKAGSQKILELHGNIWRVRCTKEEKTFLNHEVLSDNVPPLCECSALFRPDVVWFGEALPEGIISKALENIRRCELFFVIGTSAIVEPAASLPLIAKQSGAYVIEINIDRTPISHFMDDTYLGKAGEILPCLHSESLKLRE; translated from the coding sequence TTGACAACCCATTGTCTTTTTGTTACTTTCGTTTCCATGGAGACTGAGATTAGAATAAAAGAAGAGACATTAAATGCTTTTAAAAAAGCCCGCTCAGCAGCAGTGTTAACAGGTGCTGGAGTCTCAGCAGAGAGCGGTGTTCCAACCTTCAGGGGAAAAGATGGATTGTGGCGTAACTTCAGGGCTGAGGAGCTTGCAACCCCTTCTGCCTTTTCCAGAGACCCGAAGCTTGTCTGGGAGTGGTACAGCTGGAGGCGAGAGATCATCCGTGATATAAAGCCCAATCCGGCCCATAACATCATTGCTGAATGGGAGAATACCTTCAATGATTTTTGTCTTATAACACAAAACGTGGATGGTTTGCACGCCAAAGCAGGAAGCCAAAAGATTTTGGAGCTCCATGGAAATATTTGGAGGGTTCGCTGCACAAAAGAAGAAAAGACTTTTTTGAATCATGAGGTATTATCAGACAACGTTCCTCCCCTTTGTGAGTGCAGTGCACTCTTTCGGCCTGATGTTGTCTGGTTTGGAGAAGCTCTCCCCGAGGGTATTATTTCTAAGGCTTTGGAAAATATCAGAAGATGCGAACTTTTTTTTGTTATTGGGACCTCTGCTATTGTTGAGCCTGCAGCTTCTCTACCATTAATTGCAAAACAATCTGGTGCCTATGTCATAGAGATAAATATAGACAGGACACCCATCTCGCACTTTATGGACGATACCTATTTAGGAAAGGCGGGGGAGATATTACCTTGCCTTCACAGCGAATCATTAAAATTGAGGGAATGA
- the amrB gene encoding AmmeMemoRadiSam system protein B, with protein MIRKPAVAGQFYPHDGSEVRKQIKEFTVEDVKKEKVIAAVCPHAGYIYSGGVAGEVYSRIQLPKNIVIIGPNHTGIGAPASVMADGEWEMPTGNVKINSELANAIINQSRYLKNDSMGHVREHSLEVQLPFIQYFIEDFTIVPISLMRSDYEICEDVGNAIYKGIEAIDKETLIIASTDMTHYESHESAVEKDKKAIDEILKLNSEGLYTTIKENHISMCGFIPTTTTIIASKLLGAKECELIRYTTSGEVSGDYEHVVGYAGLLIK; from the coding sequence ATGATAAGAAAGCCGGCAGTAGCCGGACAGTTTTATCCGCATGATGGATCTGAAGTAAGGAAACAGATAAAAGAATTTACAGTTGAAGATGTAAAGAAAGAAAAGGTTATTGCTGCTGTTTGTCCTCATGCAGGTTATATATACTCAGGAGGGGTTGCTGGCGAGGTTTACTCGAGGATCCAATTACCCAAAAATATCGTTATCATAGGCCCAAACCACACAGGCATTGGTGCCCCTGCTTCTGTTATGGCTGATGGGGAATGGGAAATGCCCACAGGCAACGTGAAGATTAATTCTGAACTTGCAAACGCAATAATTAACCAATCAAGATATCTCAAGAACGATTCTATGGGCCATGTAAGAGAACACTCCCTCGAAGTTCAATTACCTTTTATCCAGTATTTTATTGAAGACTTTACCATTGTTCCTATTTCATTAATGCGAAGCGATTACGAGATCTGTGAAGATGTGGGAAATGCTATTTATAAAGGAATAGAAGCTATCGATAAAGAGACTTTAATCATTGCCAGTACAGATATGACCCACTATGAATCTCATGAGTCTGCTGTGGAAAAGGATAAGAAGGCTATAGACGAGATATTGAAACTTAATTCAGAAGGTCTTTATACTACTATAAAGGAAAATCACATCTCTATGTGTGGATTTATACCTACGACTACTACGATCATTGCATCGAAACTCTTAGGAGCAAAGGAGTGTGAGCTCATAAGATATACTACATCAGGAGAGGTCAGCGGTGATTACGAACATGTGGTAGGATATGCTGGTCTCTTGATAAAATAA
- a CDS encoding MFS transporter, translated as MKYRLVGLLSLGHMFTDINQGAVPALLPFLIFEHHLSYMAAAGIVFASNFASTLVQPLFGHAADRFSKPWLLPLGVFLAGFGISLIGLFTSYELIIIAAILSGIGVAAYHPEGARLVNFASGEEKGMAMSLFGVGGTLGFAVGPIFATMALIFFGLKGTLILLVPASLIAIVMASQISNFSKFEKTANTHAEDTISKTLPDAWAPFTRLTFNVIGRSILFYSLNTFIPLYWISVLNQSKVSGATALTIMSASGVIGNILGGKLADRFGHIKIMFIGFSVLIPLMPALIWVSNPHIAMFLLAPIGMAIFAVYSPLIVMGQNYLPNHIGLSSGITIGAAVAIGGVAAPLLGKVADLYGIWSALAGVAFLPILFAGMTLTLPDRKDLPIRKE; from the coding sequence GTGAAATATAGGCTTGTCGGGTTACTCTCATTGGGGCATATGTTTACAGATATAAATCAGGGGGCAGTGCCTGCACTGTTGCCTTTTTTGATTTTTGAACATCACCTCTCATATATGGCAGCCGCAGGCATCGTATTTGCCTCCAATTTTGCATCCACGCTTGTGCAGCCCTTATTCGGGCATGCTGCAGATCGTTTTTCAAAACCCTGGTTATTGCCGCTTGGAGTTTTCCTGGCAGGATTTGGTATTTCCCTGATAGGGCTTTTTACAAGCTATGAGCTTATAATCATAGCAGCAATTCTCAGCGGCATCGGTGTCGCTGCATACCATCCTGAAGGGGCACGTCTTGTTAATTTTGCTTCGGGAGAAGAGAAGGGAATGGCAATGAGCCTCTTTGGTGTAGGGGGCACTCTTGGCTTTGCAGTCGGACCGATATTCGCGACCATGGCTCTTATTTTTTTTGGATTGAAGGGTACACTTATTCTCTTGGTGCCGGCGAGCCTCATAGCTATTGTTATGGCTTCTCAGATTTCCAATTTTTCAAAGTTCGAAAAAACAGCTAATACTCATGCGGAAGATACGATTTCCAAGACACTTCCTGATGCGTGGGCTCCTTTTACCCGTCTGACCTTTAATGTCATTGGCCGCTCTATTCTTTTTTACAGTCTTAATACTTTTATCCCCTTATATTGGATCAGCGTCCTGAACCAGTCAAAGGTGTCAGGAGCAACCGCACTTACCATCATGTCTGCATCAGGCGTCATCGGAAATATACTCGGTGGAAAGCTGGCCGACCGTTTCGGCCACATTAAAATCATGTTTATCGGGTTTAGCGTCCTTATTCCCCTTATGCCGGCCCTAATATGGGTGAGCAATCCCCATATCGCCATGTTTCTCTTAGCTCCGATAGGAATGGCAATTTTCGCTGTCTACAGCCCGCTGATCGTGATGGGACAGAATTATCTGCCTAATCATATTGGATTGTCATCAGGAATAACGATTGGGGCTGCGGTTGCGATTGGAGGAGTTGCCGCACCTTTGCTCGGCAAGGTTGCAGACCTCTATGGAATATGGTCAGCTCTGGCAGGGGTTGCTTTTCTACCAATATTGTTTGCAGGAATGACCCTGACACTGCCTGATAGAAAAGATTTGCCGATTCGAAAAGAATAA
- the hisS gene encoding histidine--tRNA ligase — protein MEIRAVRGVKDILPHEVRKWQIVEMAARDIFETYGFSEIKIPIFENTALFARGIGETTDIVEKEMYSFVDKGGEEITLRPEATASVVRAYIEHKLYKHPSVLKVYCLGPMFRYERPQAGRQRQFYQINVEALGSDNPSLDAEIISMLDQYLDRLEIENKSLLINSLGCKECRPQFKEALTFFLEKKINRLCKNCKNRFKRNPLRILDCKEDDCKKALVDAPTTREFVCKDCYEHFKEVLRLLSQLKIDYKIEDHLVRGLDYYTRTAFEITVKGLGAQNAIAGGGRYDNLVEEVGGPPTPAFGFAIGLERLVSVLNIKMLESGPTVFIASLGKKAEEVAFKILDKLRSRGISSEKDYEPKSLKSQMRKADKYNVKYVMILGDDEINKGTLILKNMRDGKQEEIEITGAEDHIHKLLKG, from the coding sequence ATGGAGATCAGGGCTGTTAGAGGGGTTAAAGATATTCTGCCTCACGAAGTGAGAAAATGGCAAATTGTTGAAATGGCGGCAAGGGATATATTTGAAACCTATGGTTTTTCAGAGATAAAAATCCCTATCTTTGAAAACACTGCTCTTTTTGCAAGAGGTATAGGAGAGACCACAGATATCGTTGAAAAGGAGATGTATTCTTTTGTTGATAAAGGAGGAGAAGAGATTACCCTGAGGCCTGAAGCCACGGCTTCTGTAGTGCGAGCTTATATAGAGCATAAACTCTATAAACACCCTTCTGTTCTAAAGGTCTATTGTTTAGGGCCGATGTTCAGGTATGAGCGTCCCCAGGCAGGGAGGCAGCGTCAGTTTTACCAAATTAACGTTGAAGCCCTTGGTTCTGATAATCCCTCTTTGGATGCTGAGATTATCTCCATGTTAGATCAATATCTGGACAGGTTAGAAATTGAAAACAAAAGCCTTCTTATTAATAGCCTGGGATGTAAAGAGTGCCGTCCCCAATTTAAAGAAGCCCTGACTTTCTTTCTTGAGAAGAAGATTAATCGTTTATGTAAGAACTGTAAGAACAGGTTTAAAAGAAACCCTTTAAGAATTCTCGACTGCAAAGAGGATGATTGTAAAAAGGCTCTGGTTGATGCCCCTACGACTAGGGAATTTGTATGCAAGGATTGTTATGAACACTTTAAAGAGGTCCTACGTCTTCTTTCCCAATTGAAAATAGATTACAAGATAGAAGACCATCTGGTAAGAGGGCTTGATTATTACACAAGAACTGCCTTTGAGATCACGGTCAAAGGATTGGGTGCCCAGAATGCTATTGCTGGGGGAGGAAGGTACGATAATCTCGTGGAAGAAGTAGGCGGTCCCCCTACCCCTGCTTTTGGTTTTGCTATTGGTTTAGAGAGGTTGGTATCAGTTCTCAATATAAAAATGCTTGAAAGTGGTCCAACAGTATTTATCGCATCCCTAGGGAAAAAGGCTGAAGAAGTTGCCTTTAAAATCCTTGATAAACTGAGGTCCAGGGGTATCAGTTCTGAAAAGGATTATGAACCTAAAAGTCTTAAGAGCCAGATGCGAAAAGCAGATAAGTATAATGTGAAATACGTAATGATATTAGGGGATGATGAGATAAATAAGGGTACCTTAATACTGAAAAATATGAGAGATGGAAAACAAGAAGAGATTGAAATCACAGGGGCTGAAGATCATATCCATAAATTGTTAAAGGGATAA
- the gltX gene encoding glutamate--tRNA ligase, whose product MKETVRVRFAPSPTGYLHIGGARTAIYNWLYARHNEGVFVLRIEDTDRTRSTDEYIEAIIDGMKWLGLDWDEGPYRQTDRLDIYKSNIWKLLDEDKAYYCYCSPDELEQKRQAAIKAGETSKYDGRCRERKEPVAGVTPVVRFKMPKAGTTVVEDDIKGNVTYENSMFDDFIILRSDESPTYNFVVVVDDMDMNITHVIRGDDHLNNTPKQIHIYRALGCEVPHFAHLPMILGSDKARLSKRHGATSVQAYREMGYLPEALLNYLVRLGWSYGDQEIFSKDELVEKFTLENAGKSAAVFNPEKLHWINSQYIINTSSKQLTELVIPFLEKEHIISGEETLDKEWLERAVETLRKRSKTLVELAKTLSYYIAEEVKYEEKSKEKFLNEKSLPYLKDLEGALSDLPDFRKEALEKVFVKIIEKHQIKLKHLAQPVRVAMTGDTKSPGIFELLEIIGKEKTLKRLERAIRTIEAS is encoded by the coding sequence ATGAAAGAAACTGTCAGAGTCAGGTTCGCGCCCAGCCCGACAGGTTATCTGCATATTGGAGGGGCAAGAACAGCTATATATAACTGGCTCTATGCACGCCATAACGAGGGCGTGTTCGTTTTGCGCATTGAAGACACTGACAGGACGAGATCCACTGATGAATATATAGAGGCGATCATTGACGGGATGAAATGGCTTGGTCTTGACTGGGATGAAGGCCCCTACAGACAGACGGACCGTCTTGATATATACAAAAGCAATATTTGGAAATTGCTGGATGAAGATAAAGCGTATTACTGTTACTGTTCTCCAGACGAGCTCGAACAGAAGAGACAGGCTGCAATAAAAGCAGGAGAAACGTCGAAATATGACGGCAGGTGCCGGGAAAGGAAGGAGCCGGTTGCTGGCGTAACCCCTGTTGTGAGATTCAAGATGCCTAAGGCCGGTACGACAGTTGTCGAGGATGATATAAAGGGAAATGTAACTTACGAGAATTCAATGTTCGATGATTTTATAATCCTCCGTTCAGATGAAAGTCCAACGTATAATTTTGTTGTTGTGGTTGATGATATGGATATGAACATTACTCATGTCATCCGCGGTGACGACCATCTGAACAATACTCCGAAGCAGATTCATATCTACAGAGCACTTGGCTGCGAAGTGCCTCACTTTGCACATCTTCCAATGATACTCGGATCAGATAAAGCAAGGCTTAGCAAGAGACATGGGGCAACCTCTGTTCAGGCCTATCGGGAGATGGGCTACCTGCCCGAAGCGCTCTTAAACTATCTCGTGCGACTTGGCTGGTCATATGGTGACCAGGAAATCTTTTCGAAGGATGAGTTGGTAGAGAAGTTCACTCTCGAGAATGCAGGAAAATCTGCGGCTGTCTTCAACCCCGAAAAACTGCACTGGATAAACAGTCAGTATATAATCAATACATCGTCAAAACAACTGACTGAACTTGTAATACCATTCCTCGAAAAGGAGCATATAATCAGTGGAGAAGAGACTCTTGACAAGGAATGGCTAGAAAGAGCGGTTGAAACATTAAGAAAGCGTTCAAAAACGCTTGTCGAACTTGCAAAAACACTTAGCTACTATATTGCAGAAGAGGTAAAATACGAGGAAAAATCAAAAGAAAAATTTCTGAATGAAAAGAGCCTTCCCTATCTTAAGGATCTGGAAGGAGCTTTGTCTGACCTACCTGATTTCAGGAAAGAAGCACTCGAAAAAGTATTTGTAAAGATAATAGAAAAACATCAGATCAAGCTAAAACATCTTGCACAGCCTGTTCGTGTTGCAATGACAGGGGACACAAAAAGTCCAGGAATCTTTGAACTGCTGGAAATTATCGGAAAAGAAAAGACGTTGAAAAGGCTTGAAAGGGCAATACGGACAATAGAAGCTTCTTAA
- a CDS encoding glutamine--tRNA ligase/YqeY domain fusion protein: protein MSREETPTTSNFIKEIIDDDLKTNKYEGRVHTRFPPEPNGYLHIGHAKSICLNFGLAAEYNGLCNLRFDDTNPVKEEEEYVESIKKDVKWLGFDWEDREYYASDYFDQLYEYALKLIKDGKAYVDDQSADEIRKNRGTLTEPGRESPYRNRSVEENLELFERMGAGEFPDGSRVLRAKIDMSSGNINMRDPVMYRVLHATHHRTGDKWCIYPMYDWAHGQSDSIERITHSICTLEFEDHRPLYDWFVDNLGIYHPQQIEFARLNLGYTVMSKRKLLQLVKEGHVKGWDDPRMPTISGMHRRGYTPEAIRSFCNRIGVAKSDSIVDIALLEYCIRENLNKCAPRVMAVLRPLKVVIDNYPEDKAEELEAENNPEDPSAGTRKVPFSRVIYIEQDDFREDPPKKYFRLAPGREARLKHAYIIKCEKVVKDEKTGDVVELRCTFDPKTRSGSLQEGRKVKGTLHWVSAEHALKAEVCLYDRLFTVEDPGSEDDMKSCINPHSLEILKECYVEPSLKDAKPGSIYQFLRLGYFCVDPDSKSGSLVFNRTVSLRDTWAKIEKAQKGNKNS from the coding sequence ATGAGCAGAGAAGAAACGCCTACTACATCAAATTTTATTAAAGAGATTATAGACGACGATCTTAAGACGAATAAATATGAAGGTCGGGTACATACGCGTTTTCCTCCAGAGCCAAACGGCTATCTCCATATAGGTCATGCAAAATCGATATGCCTTAATTTCGGCCTTGCCGCTGAATACAATGGACTCTGCAATCTTCGGTTCGATGACACGAATCCCGTAAAGGAAGAAGAGGAATATGTTGAATCAATCAAGAAAGATGTGAAGTGGCTTGGTTTCGATTGGGAAGACAGGGAATATTATGCCTCTGACTATTTTGACCAACTCTATGAATATGCATTAAAGCTCATTAAAGATGGCAAGGCGTATGTTGACGATCAAAGCGCTGATGAAATACGGAAGAATCGTGGTACCCTGACAGAACCCGGAAGAGAAAGTCCGTATCGTAACCGTTCTGTCGAAGAGAACCTTGAACTGTTCGAGAGGATGGGGGCAGGCGAGTTTCCAGACGGTTCTCGTGTGCTTCGTGCTAAAATCGATATGTCATCCGGAAATATCAATATGCGAGATCCGGTGATGTACCGAGTCCTCCATGCCACTCATCATCGAACCGGTGACAAATGGTGCATCTATCCGATGTACGACTGGGCCCATGGTCAAAGTGATTCTATTGAAAGAATTACTCATTCTATATGTACCCTGGAATTTGAGGACCACCGTCCCCTCTATGACTGGTTTGTGGATAACCTTGGAATATACCATCCTCAGCAGATCGAGTTCGCCCGTCTGAATCTCGGTTATACTGTTATGAGCAAACGCAAGCTCTTGCAATTGGTAAAGGAAGGACATGTCAAAGGATGGGACGATCCAAGAATGCCGACGATTTCGGGAATGCACAGGAGAGGTTACACCCCTGAAGCAATACGCAGCTTCTGTAATCGTATAGGAGTGGCAAAAAGTGACAGTATTGTTGACATTGCACTCCTTGAATACTGCATCCGCGAGAATCTGAACAAGTGTGCTCCGCGAGTGATGGCCGTTTTGAGACCGCTCAAAGTTGTTATTGATAACTATCCTGAAGACAAAGCAGAAGAACTCGAAGCGGAAAACAATCCTGAGGACCCCTCAGCCGGCACAAGAAAAGTCCCTTTTTCACGAGTTATTTACATTGAACAAGATGACTTCCGGGAAGATCCTCCGAAGAAATACTTCAGGCTTGCTCCTGGTCGCGAGGCAAGACTTAAACATGCCTATATTATCAAATGTGAAAAAGTTGTGAAAGATGAGAAGACCGGTGACGTAGTTGAACTCCGTTGTACCTTTGATCCGAAAACGAGGAGTGGTTCTCTGCAGGAGGGACGAAAGGTAAAGGGAACTCTTCATTGGGTATCTGCTGAACATGCGCTGAAGGCTGAAGTTTGTCTGTATGATCGTCTTTTTACTGTGGAGGATCCCGGTAGCGAGGATGATATGAAGTCTTGCATCAATCCACACTCTCTTGAGATCTTGAAAGAGTGCTATGTTGAACCAAGCCTGAAAGATGCAAAACCCGGAAGCATTTACCAGTTTTTACGATTGGGCTATTTCTGCGTAGATCCTGATTCTAAAAGTGGTTCACTCGTATTCAACAGGACAGTATCACTTCGCGATACATGGGCAAAGATAGAGAAAGCACAAAAGGGAAATAAGAACTCATAA
- the metK gene encoding methionine adenosyltransferase, with amino-acid sequence MSKKNYFFTSESVAEGHPDKIADQISDAVLDAIYEKDPMGRVACETLVTTGLAFVAGEITTSCYVDIPKIVRDTIKDIGYTRAKFGFDYETCAVITSIDEQSPDIARGVDEDPETQKEQGAGDQGLMFGYATNETPELMPAPIMVAHKLVKQLSYVRKKDMLHYLRPDGKSQVTIEYINGMPSRIDNIVISTQHSDDITLKEVREDIIEKVIKPVVPREIFDEENIKYHINPTGRFVIGGPKGDTGLTGRKIIVDTYGGIGSHGGGCFSGKDPTKVDRSASYMARYIAKNIVAAGISDKCEIQLAYAIGVSDPVSVMVDTFGTGKIEDKKIREMVRDNFDLKPAAIIKALDLRRPIYKKTAVYGHFGRNEPEFTWEKTDKAKILKKDAGL; translated from the coding sequence TCTGATGCTGTTTTAGATGCTATTTATGAAAAGGACCCTATGGGGAGAGTAGCTTGTGAGACACTCGTTACAACAGGCTTAGCCTTTGTAGCAGGAGAGATAACCACGAGCTGTTATGTTGATATTCCCAAGATAGTAAGGGATACCATCAAAGATATTGGCTACACAAGGGCTAAATTCGGCTTTGACTACGAGACCTGTGCTGTTATTACCTCTATAGATGAGCAATCACCTGATATAGCCAGGGGCGTAGACGAAGACCCAGAAACACAGAAAGAGCAGGGAGCTGGTGACCAGGGGCTTATGTTTGGATACGCTACAAATGAAACCCCTGAACTGATGCCTGCACCCATTATGGTTGCTCATAAATTGGTCAAACAGCTTTCCTACGTAAGAAAAAAAGATATGCTTCACTACTTAAGACCAGATGGAAAATCTCAGGTTACCATCGAATATATCAATGGAATGCCGTCAAGAATAGATAACATTGTTATCTCGACACAACACAGCGATGACATTACTTTAAAGGAAGTAAGAGAAGATATTATCGAGAAGGTAATAAAACCTGTAGTTCCTCGTGAGATTTTTGATGAAGAAAATATAAAATACCATATTAATCCAACAGGAAGATTTGTTATCGGAGGTCCAAAGGGAGATACAGGGTTAACAGGAAGAAAGATAATCGTTGATACCTATGGGGGTATTGGTAGCCATGGAGGAGGATGTTTTTCAGGAAAAGATCCAACAAAGGTTGATAGGTCTGCTTCTTATATGGCTCGATATATCGCCAAAAATATCGTAGCAGCAGGTATTTCAGATAAATGCGAAATACAATTAGCCTATGCTATCGGAGTGTCTGATCCGGTATCTGTAATGGTAGATACCTTTGGTACAGGAAAAATAGAGGATAAAAAGATAAGGGAGATGGTTCGGGATAATTTTGATTTAAAACCAGCTGCTATTATAAAGGCTCTGGATTTGAGACGTCCAATCTATAAAAAGACCGCTGTCTATGGCCATTTTGGTAGAAATGAACCAGAGTTCACATGGGAGAAGACAGATAAGGCAAAAATCTTAAAGAAGGATGCTGGTTTATAG